The following coding sequences are from one Phycisphaerales bacterium window:
- the ppdK gene encoding pyruvate, phosphate dikinase, translating to MPKSSPKVRTPMAPVQHGPASKDSKKVLKKVARKPDASAAPGSGPNMRAKPGKMVYYFGKTRTEGAADMKLLLGGKGANLADMTSIGLPVPPGFTITTDTCAAYYRNGQRLPHGLMNEVHRNIAMLEKELGKRFNDNTNPLLVSVRSGAAVSMPGMMDTILNLGLTDASVVGLANATGNARFAYDAYRRLINMFGDVVMGVDHHKFEDAFNKIKVKYGAKLDTDVPEQGMIELCEEYKKVYQRSVGEVFPQNTSKQLELAIEAVFKSWNGDRAISYRRIANVGNLNGTAVNVQSMVYGNMGDDSGTGVAFTRNNATGENTFYGEYLVNAQGEDVVAGIRTPLPVEQMAKWNKKVYQQLLDIKNKLEKHYKDMQDIEFTIERGTLYMLQTRTGKRNGFAAVRIACDMVKERLIDEKTALLRIPAQDLTQLLLPSFDPAAKKRVEILTRGIPASPGATFGKLAFTAAEAVERAGKGEKVLLVRKETSPEDVEGMHSAAGILTSTGGRTSHAAVVACGWGKCCVVGAGELEIDSEKGTLTVKGKKFGRDDVLSIDGSTGEVMSGQVPSIEPKMSGDFAQVMKWSDKYRKLGIRTNADTPEDAQRARDFGAEGIGLTRTEHMFFEGDRIKAMREMILAETKEARVKALDKLLPYQRDDFMGIFKAMKGCPVTIRLIDPPLHEFVPHEEKQQAELAKSLGLTLEKVKSRVASLHEANPMLGHRGCRLCVTYPEILEMQVRAITEAMIDCLRSNIKAMPEIMIPLAGTRKELAVMRQEVEATIAKVKEEQDFKPRLDIKIGTMIEVPRAAVTADEIAEKADFFSFGTNDLTQMTFGFSRDDIGTFLPDYLEREILPADPFQTLDTGGVGQLIDMGVKKGRAKKPDLKVGICGEHGGDPKSIYFCHKVGMDYVSCSPFRVPIARLAAAQAALMEDK from the coding sequence ATGCCCAAGTCGTCCCCGAAGGTCCGGACCCCCATGGCCCCGGTTCAGCATGGCCCCGCCAGCAAGGACAGCAAGAAGGTCCTCAAGAAAGTCGCCCGCAAGCCCGACGCCTCCGCGGCCCCCGGCTCCGGCCCCAACATGCGGGCCAAGCCCGGCAAGATGGTCTACTACTTCGGCAAGACCCGCACCGAGGGCGCCGCCGACATGAAGCTGCTGCTGGGCGGCAAGGGCGCCAACCTCGCCGATATGACCTCCATCGGCCTGCCCGTCCCCCCCGGCTTCACCATCACCACCGACACCTGCGCCGCCTACTACCGCAATGGCCAGCGCCTGCCCCACGGCCTCATGAACGAGGTGCACCGCAACATCGCCATGCTCGAGAAGGAGCTGGGCAAGCGCTTCAACGACAACACCAACCCGCTGCTGGTCTCCGTCCGCTCGGGGGCCGCGGTGTCCATGCCCGGCATGATGGACACCATCCTCAACCTGGGCCTGACCGACGCCTCCGTGGTGGGCCTGGCCAACGCTACGGGCAACGCCCGCTTTGCCTACGACGCCTACCGCCGCCTCATCAACATGTTCGGCGACGTCGTGATGGGCGTCGACCACCACAAGTTCGAGGACGCCTTCAACAAGATCAAGGTCAAGTACGGGGCCAAGCTCGACACCGACGTGCCCGAGCAGGGCATGATCGAGCTGTGCGAGGAGTACAAGAAGGTCTACCAGCGCTCCGTGGGCGAGGTCTTCCCGCAGAACACCAGCAAGCAGCTGGAGCTCGCCATCGAGGCGGTGTTCAAGAGCTGGAACGGCGACCGCGCCATCAGCTACCGCCGCATCGCCAACGTCGGCAACCTGAACGGCACCGCCGTGAACGTGCAGTCGATGGTGTACGGCAACATGGGCGACGACTCGGGCACGGGCGTCGCCTTCACCCGCAACAACGCCACCGGCGAGAACACCTTTTACGGCGAGTACCTCGTCAACGCCCAGGGCGAGGACGTGGTCGCCGGCATCCGCACGCCGCTGCCCGTCGAGCAGATGGCCAAGTGGAACAAGAAGGTCTACCAGCAGCTCCTCGACATCAAGAACAAGCTCGAGAAGCACTACAAGGACATGCAGGACATCGAGTTCACCATCGAGCGCGGCACGCTCTACATGCTGCAGACCCGCACCGGCAAGCGCAACGGCTTCGCCGCCGTGCGCATCGCCTGCGACATGGTGAAGGAGCGGCTGATCGACGAGAAGACCGCCCTGCTCCGCATCCCCGCCCAGGACCTCACGCAGCTGCTGCTGCCGTCCTTTGACCCCGCCGCCAAGAAGCGGGTCGAGATCCTCACCCGCGGCATCCCCGCCTCGCCCGGCGCCACCTTCGGCAAGCTCGCCTTCACCGCCGCCGAGGCCGTGGAGCGGGCGGGCAAGGGCGAGAAGGTCCTGCTCGTCCGCAAGGAGACGAGCCCCGAGGACGTCGAGGGCATGCACTCGGCCGCGGGCATCCTGACCTCCACCGGCGGGCGCACCAGCCACGCGGCGGTGGTCGCGTGCGGCTGGGGCAAGTGCTGCGTCGTGGGCGCGGGCGAGCTCGAGATCGACAGCGAGAAGGGCACGCTCACCGTCAAGGGCAAGAAGTTCGGGCGCGACGATGTGCTCTCGATCGACGGCTCCACCGGCGAGGTGATGTCGGGCCAGGTGCCCAGCATCGAGCCCAAGATGTCGGGCGACTTCGCCCAGGTGATGAAGTGGTCCGACAAGTACCGCAAGCTCGGCATCCGCACCAACGCCGACACCCCCGAGGACGCCCAGCGGGCCCGCGACTTCGGCGCCGAGGGCATTGGCCTCACCCGCACCGAGCACATGTTCTTCGAGGGCGACCGCATCAAGGCGATGCGCGAGATGATCCTCGCCGAGACCAAGGAAGCCCGCGTCAAGGCCCTGGACAAGCTCCTGCCCTACCAGCGCGACGACTTCATGGGCATCTTCAAGGCCATGAAGGGCTGCCCCGTCACCATCCGCCTCATCGACCCGCCGCTGCACGAGTTCGTGCCGCACGAGGAGAAGCAGCAGGCCGAGCTCGCCAAGAGCCTGGGCCTCACGCTCGAGAAGGTGAAGAGCCGCGTCGCCAGCCTGCACGAGGCCAACCCCATGCTGGGCCACCGCGGCTGCCGCCTCTGCGTCACTTATCCCGAGATCCTTGAGATGCAGGTGCGGGCCATCACCGAGGCCATGATCGACTGCCTCCGCAGCAACATCAAGGCCATGCCCGAGATCATGATCCCCCTCGCGGGCACCCGCAAGGAGCTGGCGGTGATGCGCCAGGAGGTCGAGGCCACCATCGCGAAGGTGAAGGAGGAGCAGGACTTCAAGCCGCGCCTCGACATCAAGATCGGCACGATGATCGAGGTGCCCCGCGCCGCCGTCACCGCCGATGAGATCGCCGAGAAGGCCGACTTCTTCTCCTTCGGCACCAACGACCTCACACAGATGACCTTCGGCTTCTCCCGCGACGACATCGGCACCTTCCTGCCCGACTACCTCGAGCGCGAGATCCTGCCCGCCGACCCCTTCCAGACCCTCGACACCGGCGGCGTGGGCCAGCTCATCGACATGGGCGTCAAGAAGGGGCGGGCCAAGAAGCCCGATCTCAAGGTCGGCATCTGCGGCGAGCACGGCGGGGACCCTAAGTCCATCTACTTCTGCCACAAGGTCGGCATGGACTACGTGTCCTGCTCGCCCTTCCGCGTGCCGATCGCGCGCCTCGCGGCGGCCCAGGCGGCGCTGATGGAAGACAAGTAA
- a CDS encoding anthranilate synthase component I family protein, whose translation MPGDSDHLRPLDLPLAPEAVLTRWPEREPLAVLWSGGSAGPHARWTVLARPSRSETATPGTAAEAKSFLDRWLCPSSGAMTTSSSLWKGIPDAEVPKFRGGVIVALSYDLGRVLEPAVGASRHRGAPTCFACECADAVIFDHARGRWWALGEPPALAKGPVGEFMINGNPELRVTAAAYAAGVDRVLEYIRAGDVYQVNLAHRTSARFSGSGRAFFVALVKEARPWYGAYVETGEGAVASASPELFLSYDPATRRLTTRPMKGTRPATRAGELETSEKDRAELNMITDLMRNDIGRVSELGSVTVESARNFERHNTLVQTTSTVSGTLRPGLTIADALAATFPGGSVTGCPKIRAMQIIDELEDSPRGFYCGSIGYVSRSGHAAFNIAIRTAVIRGGELTYHAGAGIVIDSDPAAEWQETLDKAGILRRVAHGHA comes from the coding sequence GTGCCCGGGGATTCTGACCATCTCAGGCCGCTGGACCTGCCGCTCGCGCCGGAGGCGGTGCTGACCCGCTGGCCCGAGCGGGAGCCGCTGGCGGTGCTGTGGTCGGGGGGAAGCGCGGGGCCACACGCCCGGTGGACGGTGCTGGCCCGCCCGAGCCGGAGCGAGACGGCGACACCCGGCACTGCGGCGGAGGCTAAGTCGTTCCTTGACAGGTGGTTGTGTCCTTCCTCGGGTGCCATGACGACGTCTTCGTCGCTATGGAAGGGCATCCCCGATGCAGAGGTCCCCAAGTTCCGCGGGGGGGTCATCGTGGCGCTCTCGTACGACCTTGGGCGGGTGCTGGAACCGGCCGTGGGGGCTTCGCGGCACAGGGGCGCACCGACCTGCTTCGCGTGCGAGTGCGCCGATGCGGTCATCTTTGATCACGCGAGGGGCCGCTGGTGGGCGCTGGGGGAGCCGCCGGCGCTCGCGAAGGGACCCGTGGGTGAGTTCATGATCAACGGGAACCCAGAGCTCCGCGTGACCGCGGCGGCGTACGCGGCAGGGGTGGACCGCGTGCTGGAGTACATCCGTGCCGGGGACGTGTACCAGGTGAACCTGGCGCACCGCACTTCGGCGCGGTTCAGTGGTTCGGGGCGCGCGTTCTTTGTGGCGCTGGTGAAGGAAGCGCGGCCGTGGTACGGGGCGTACGTGGAGACGGGCGAGGGGGCGGTGGCGTCGGCCTCGCCCGAGTTGTTCCTGTCGTACGACCCCGCAACGCGACGGCTGACCACGCGCCCGATGAAGGGGACTCGCCCGGCCACGCGCGCTGGCGAGCTGGAGACCAGCGAGAAGGACCGGGCCGAGCTCAACATGATCACCGACCTGATGCGCAACGACATCGGGAGGGTGAGCGAGCTGGGGTCGGTGACGGTCGAGTCCGCGCGGAACTTCGAGCGGCACAACACGCTGGTGCAGACCACCTCGACAGTGTCGGGCACGCTGCGGCCCGGGCTGACCATCGCCGACGCCCTCGCGGCCACGTTCCCCGGCGGCTCGGTGACGGGGTGCCCCAAGATCCGTGCGATGCAAATCATCGACGAGCTGGAGGACTCGCCCCGCGGGTTCTACTGCGGATCCATCGGGTACGTCTCCCGCAGCGGGCACGCGGCCTTCAACATCGCCATCCGCACGGCGGTGATCCGCGGCGGCGAGCTGACGTACCACGCGGGCGCGGGCATCGTCATCGACAGCGACCCCGCGGCGGAGTGGCAGGAGACGCTTGATAAGGCGGGCATCCTGAGGCGTGTGGCGCACGGACACGCCTGA
- a CDS encoding NUDIX domain-containing protein, which yields MLVQSDLVDVYVFRREPCVQFLQLLRTEAPMEATWHPVMGHVREGETALEAALRELSEETGLTRAEMLGFWALQEVSPYFIPPNTVKVSGRFAAEVGRLWQPTLNAEHHEHRWRNYSEVDRAFLWPGQRAACREVKTVIVAGHEAAKWQLV from the coding sequence ATGCTCGTCCAATCCGACCTTGTGGACGTCTACGTCTTCCGGCGCGAGCCTTGCGTCCAGTTTCTCCAGCTGCTGCGGACGGAGGCGCCGATGGAAGCGACGTGGCACCCGGTGATGGGCCACGTGCGCGAGGGCGAAACCGCGCTGGAGGCGGCGCTGCGCGAGCTGAGCGAAGAAACGGGCCTGACCCGCGCCGAGATGCTGGGGTTCTGGGCGCTTCAGGAGGTCAGTCCCTACTTCATCCCGCCAAACACAGTGAAGGTCAGCGGGCGATTCGCGGCCGAGGTAGGGCGGCTCTGGCAGCCCACGCTCAACGCTGAGCACCATGAGCACCGCTGGCGCAACTACAGCGAAGTCGACCGGGCCTTCCTCTGGCCGGGCCAGCGGGCGGCCTGTCGTGAGGTGAAGACCGTCATCGTCGCGGGTCACGAGGCCGCGAAGTGGCAGCTGGTGTAG
- a CDS encoding Fur family transcriptional regulator translates to MSASSQPGHAIEAPLEVFEPLCSVFRKKLKAEGLKYTPERAQVLDTVLSFDGLFEADRVLETVRKSGFRVSKATVYRTIKLLQEAGIIQRALFDEEQTHYQVIYGKRANDSIIRMDTGQTIEIDVPELAALRDRICRERGLDPKGHRLTIFAVKPDGQASGA, encoded by the coding sequence GCACGCGATCGAGGCGCCCTTGGAGGTCTTCGAGCCCCTCTGCTCGGTCTTCCGCAAGAAGCTCAAGGCCGAGGGCCTCAAGTACACCCCCGAGCGGGCGCAGGTGCTCGACACCGTTCTGTCGTTTGACGGCCTGTTCGAGGCCGACCGCGTGCTCGAGACGGTCCGCAAGTCGGGCTTCCGCGTCAGCAAGGCCACCGTCTACCGCACCATCAAGCTGCTGCAGGAGGCGGGCATCATCCAGCGGGCCCTCTTCGATGAGGAGCAGACGCACTATCAGGTCATCTACGGCAAGCGGGCCAACGACTCCATCATCCGCATGGACACCGGGCAGACCATCGAGATCGACGTGCCCGAGCTCGCAGCCCTGCGCGACCGCATCTGCCGGGAGCGCGGCCTTGACCCCAAGGGCCACCGCCTGACCATCTTCGCCGTCAAGCCCGACGGTCAGGCCTCGGGCGCGTAG